In a single window of the Salvia splendens isolate huo1 unplaced genomic scaffold, SspV2 ctg174, whole genome shotgun sequence genome:
- the LOC121789215 gene encoding omega-amidase, chloroplastic-like yields MASAEEARVPTAIPPPTPPVTKFKIALCQLAVTSDKEKNIAHARQAIEDAAGKGARLILLPEIWNSPYSNDSFPVYAEDIDAGGDASPSTAMLSELSRTLKVTIVGGSIPERSGDRLYNTCCVFDTDGKLIAKHRKIHLFDIDIPGKMTFKESKTLTAGETPTIIDTDVGRIGIGICYDIQFQELAAIYASRGAHLLCYPGAFNMTTGPLHWS; encoded by the exons ATGGCCTCAGCAGAGGAAGCGCGAGTTCCAACTGCAATTCCGCCGCCAACTCCTCCTGTTACTAAG TTTAAGATTGCACTTTGCCAGCTAGCAGTTACTAGTGATAAGGAAAAAAACATTGCCCATGCTCGTCAAGCAATTGAGGATGCTGCGGGAAAGGGTGCTCGGCTGATTCTTCTTCCT GAAATATGGAATAGTCCATATTCCAATGATAGTTTTCCAGTATATGCAGAGGATATTGATGCCGGTGGTGATGCATCGCCTTCAACTGCAATGCTATCTGAACTTTCTCGTACTCTAAAGGTCACGATAGTTGGTGGTTCCATTCCTGAACGAAGTGGTGACAGATTGTATAACACTTGCTGTGTCTTTGATACAGATGGAAAGCTTATAGCTAAGCACAGGAAG ATTCATTTGTTTGACATTGACATTCCTGGCAAAATGACCTTCAAAGAATCAAAGACTCTTACAGCAGGGGAGACTCCCACCATTATTGACACAG ATGTTGGACGTATTGGTATAGGCATATGCTATGACATTCAGTTCCAAGAGCTAGCAGCAATATATGCTTCCAGAG GCGCCCACTTGCTTTGTTATCCAGGAGCTTTTAACATGACTACTGGTCCCCTTCACTGGAGTTAA